The following are encoded in a window of Microcaecilia unicolor chromosome 14, aMicUni1.1, whole genome shotgun sequence genomic DNA:
- the LOC115457182 gene encoding olfactory receptor 10A7-like, which yields MTRVNQSHITEFILLGFSTTPELQPLLFAFFLIIYLATLMGNAVIIVTVTMDALLHTPMYFFLRNLSLLEICYTSITLPKMLSNFLIQDRSISFVGCATQLYFFCSLGTSECFFLAVMAYDRYIAICDPLRYPLIISRRRCTLLAAGSWAAGLLLSLGQISFVFSLPYCGPNIIDHFFCDILPVLKLACADILMNEVAILLYSFLVIPVPFILILISYARIITSILKIHSVEGRWKAFSTCSSHLTSVSLFYGTATITYLRTKSNHSQESDKALALLYSVLTPMLNPIIYTLRNKEFKRSLKKLMERKKGS from the coding sequence ATGACAAGAGTTAACCAATCGCACATCACAGAATTCATTCTCTTAGGTTTCTCCACTACGCCTGAGCTTCAGCCCCTCCTCTTTGCCTTCTTCTTGATAATATACCTTGCGACCTTGATGGGGAATGCAGTGATCATCGTTACCGTGACCATGGATGCTCTCCTCCACACacccatgtatttcttcctccggAACCTTTCGTTGTTGGAGATCTGTTACACCTCCATCACTCTCCCAAAGATGCTATCCAACTTTCTGATCCAAGACAGGAGTATCTCGTTTGTTGGCTGCGCTACACAGTTGTATTTCTTTTGCTCCCTGGGCACCTCAGAGTGCTTCTTCCTGGCAGTGATGGCATATGATCGATACATAGCCATATGTGACCCATTGCGCTACCCCCTCATCATAAGTAGAAGACGCTGTACCCTGCTGGCAGCTGGGTCCTGGGCAGCTGGGCTTCTGCTGTCATTAGGTCAGATTTCATTTGTATTCTCTTTGCCCTACTGTGGACCTAATATCATTGATCATTTCTTCTGTGACATTCTACCTGTTTTGAAATTGGCTTGTGCTGACATTTTGATGAATGAAGTTGCAATACTGTTGTATAGTTTCCTGGTGATACCAGTCCCTTTTATATTGATCCTCATTTCCTATGCTCGTATCATCACCAGCATTTTAAAGATACATTCAGTGGAGGGGAGGTGGAAGGCCTTCTCCACATGTAGCTCTCACCTTACCTCAGTTTCTTTGTTCTATGGCACAGCCACCATCACCTACCTGAGGACCAAGTCCAATCATTCACAAGAGAGCGACAAAGCCCTGGCCCTTCTTTACAGTGTCCTGACTCCCATGCTAAACCCCATCATCTACACGTTGAGGAATAAGGAGTTCAAGAGATCCTTGAAGAAACTCATGGAGAGGAAAAAAGGGTCTTGA
- the LOC115457724 gene encoding olfactory receptor 10A7-like, with protein MIHENKSSVTEFLLVGFSDLSLPLQHLLFTLFLVIYIITLLGNAIIIVAVTLDTRLHTPMYFFLWNLSVLELCYISVTIPKVLGDLLSQKRSISFIGCGGQMYFFILFATSECFLLAVMAYDRHVAICNPLRYSTIMSSRVCIQLVASSWVASVLLSMGQTGFIFSQPYCGPNTINHYFCDIPPVISLACQDTANNEIAIFVYDVAVIVIPFLLILVSYVRVLKAILRIRSGEGRRKAFSTCASHLLSVSLFYSTGTITYLRPKSSYSLNNDRLLSFFYTIMTPMLNPLIYSLRNKEVKGALRRILSSRRV; from the coding sequence ATGATTCATGAAAACAAGAGCTCTGTGACCGAATTCCTTCTTGTGGGATTCTCAGACCTGTCTCTGCCcctgcagcatctcctcttcacCCTGTTCTTAGTTATCTACATTATTACCCTGTTAGGGAATGCCATCATTATTGTGGCAGTGACACTGGACACCCGCCTCCACACTCCCATGTACTTTTTCCTGTGGAACCTCTCAGTTCTGGAGTTATGTTACATTTCTGTGACCATCCCCAAGGTTCTGGGCGACCTCCTCTCCCAAAAAAGAAGCATTTCTTTTATAGGCTGCGGTGGACAGAtgtacttttttattttatttgcaaccTCTGAATGCTTCCTTCTGGCAGTGATGGCTTATGATCGCCATGTGGCCATTTGCAATCCCTTACGCTATTCCACGATCATGAGCAGCAGAGTTTGTATCCAGCTGGTGGCTAGTTCCTGGGTTGCTTCAGTTCTGCTTTCCATGGGGCAAACTGGGTTCATATTCAGCCAACCCTATTGTGGACCCAATACAATCAACCACTACTTTTGTGATATTCCCCCGGTTATCAGCCTGGCTTGCCAGGACACCGCTAATAATGAAATCGCAATCTTTGTATATGATGTGGCGGTCATTGTCATCCCTTTCCTACTCATCCTGGTTTCCTACGTACGTGTCCTCAAGGCCATCCTGAGGATCCGCTCAGGTGAGGGGCGGCGCAAAGCTTTCTCCACCTGTGCCTCCCACCTTCTTTCTGTCTCCTTGTTTTACAGCACTGGAACCATCACCTACCTGCGACCTAAGTCTAGCTACTCTCTCAATAATGACCGACTGCTCTCCTTCTTCTACACAATTATGACTCCCATGTTAAACCCACTGATCTATAGTCTCAGGAATAAAGAAGTTAAAGGAGCACTCAGGAGGATTTTATCTTCTCGGAGAGTATAG